The Maniola jurtina chromosome 3, ilManJurt1.1, whole genome shotgun sequence genome segment GAAGAATGATCCGCCATGGAAAGGTTCGCGACATTCCTGTaatgaaatcaaattaaataggtaagtaagttaGTTGGACAGGTTTAAAGGAaagggtgcctggtgcacttcgactaACTATGGAATCACTAGATTACAaacaaggggcggaccaacaaattcttgaaaggccgCAACGCATCGGCAGTACTTCTGGTGCAGCaagtgttcatgggcggcggtaatcacttaacatcaggtgacatGCAAATATCTGTATGAGATACTAGTTaaacaacactttttaaattGACTCAAGTGTGGGAGTCGTTTTTTTCTAATTTGcctgacaaaaaaaaactatttactcgattccagaataaaaatatcGGTCTGTATAATGTAGCGTTAatgtatttgttttattgtgAAACGTTACGACGTTGTTAAATTACTCCATTTGATATAAACGCTTCAACACGGCATTGGCACGAATCCACTGGATTACCTACACCAGTGTTCGTTTAGTGACTTTCAGCTTAAAAAAAGGTCAagtccgagtcggactcgcactcgaagggctccgtagcatcgtacaaaAATAGCACGTTTTTTTTGTGTCATTGcttatgattctaggttaacgggcagtaccctataggttttgattcccttgattaATATTAACATGTCACGACAGACGGTCAGAAaatgaagtgatcctttaagggttcctttttcttttaaggcacggaaccctaaaactaagTACCATTATTCAGAGTGAAGTaatatcaccatcatcatcatcagcctgtagacgtccactgttggattTACGCCTTTCCCAGTTCCAGCGTTTCAGTTTCGTGTTcagcggggggggggggggggggttctCAAGATACCCGACATCCTGGGAAAGACATGGTCATGCAGGATTTTGACCTACTAAAATCTCTTCGGTGGCCGCCTTCAGCGCATATTGGAACGCACCGGGATCTCTTAAGAAAACATGGGTGCCTCCTTATTtcatcgattttatttattcacttttGTTTGGCTGTTAATAGGTTCACCCAAAATTGTGTGCTCGAGGAATGCGTAAGAGCATAATTGATAATTAGTCTAAGTATGAGTTAAAGAAAGTCAATACATGGAGTAAATAATACACGGCCCATATTTAAGATTTTATACATTTACTGCAGAAAGAATAGCTTTATTGAGCTTAGAGAATTCCCATCGCATTCAAGTGGATTGATTTAGAACCGTCTAAAACTATCTGAAGATAGATAAAGTGATTAATGACCACCCAAGATGCTTGGTTTCAACCGTCAATTTCAAGCAAGAGAAAAATACACAATTTGTATTTGAACTTTTCTTTTCTAAAATAAGACATCTTTCACCAGATGTTAAGGGTGTTATGTTATCTGTTGAAATCAGCTTGTTGTTGAAAgtttctttacaaaaaataagacaactctCACCAAGATGTCTGAAGGGCAGAATTTATCCATATAGAAATAATGGAAAATATACCTCTTAAGGAACTTTGGGATTTACGGTTGGGCGTCTCTTAATTAATCTCAGTACAACCTAATTTAATATTTGTAATACGTAATAAAGAGAGAATCTTGACATCATGTTTACCGCGTGGCGACGGTGCATTAATAGACTGCACCCAATTATTAATAGCTTCATCGGGTGGCCCATAAACAAAGCAATCTGCTCCACATAGTCCGAGTGGCTGCTATGACGTCACGGCGTATTTTAAGCCGTTTCAGCGCGGGAAACCCTACACGCCTAGATCTTGACCCCCTTTACAGATTCTTTGCGTTTTTCGACGTCCTTCATTGTAACAATACATTGATAAGAGTTCATTGCCATTgtacgtgcgtgcgtgcgtgcgtgcgtgggCGACGCACGTGACCTTGACGGACGGTCACTTGCGGACAAGGCGCGAGTGACGTCCGCTGTCATATTATATCTGTTTTTATtgctattgttttgttttttaatatatatttttttaattttttttctcttttatttattttataaaacttaacattacattacattacagtagcattatataaaaatatattacataaaTTAGATTTCCCTATCGAGTAGGTACGCTAGGACTAGGAAGTGTTTTGCGAGTGTTATTTGTATAGCATCTGTGTTTTTGTTGTTGTCATACTTTGCGGTAGATCATGTCTTGTGGCGAGCATAGCTGAAAAGAAACTTGGGGGAGGGCATCCGatttgagagagagagagctgATATCATCCTTTATTCATCTTCATCAACTCCGACGCAGTCGGGGCATACCGGCTTTCCTTCCATGGCATAGAATGTTTTACCCTTTACGGGATTTTGGCAATCCTGTGAGACCAAAACATTGTCTTAAACCTCTTTACTCCATAACGATTCAAACGATTTTTGAACTGCTAAGGAGTATCATACTTAACCTGGCGTAGGGGATTTTTTTCCAAATTAAGGCATACATTACCTGTCATGCTCCAATGTTTGACCTGATTGTAGGAGATAAGAAATGTTACTAAAGAGATGCTGACCTTGCATACGAAGCAATCTGGATGCCATTGCGTGTTGAGGGCGGAAATGTAGTTTTCCATGATCGGTTTGTTGCAACCGCCGCATTTTGGCGCGAACATATCGAAATAGTCCGCGCGGCAGTATGGCTTGCCGTCCCTCTCGTGGAACCCTTCTTCACCAAACTGCTGACCGCATTGGGCACAGAAGAAGTGCTCCGTATGCCAAGTTTTTTCGAGCGCTGTTACGCATTTCTGTAAAGGAAACATAACTTTAGGATATAAGACGCGTCGTCCAAATTTACGCAGCAGGTTTGATGACTAACATCAAGAATTGGTCCATTGCAGTATGCACATCTCGGCGAGAAAAGATTGTGGTAGTCTGGCTCGCAGTATGGCCGGCCGTCGCGCTCGAAGAAATTCCTCGTTCCCAATTCCTGGTTGCAGTGCGCGCACGTGAAGTGCTCGGGGTGCCACGTGCGGCCCAGAGCTGTGATGACCTGCACAGAGGGTTTCATGTTCTCACACAAAAATCCACATGAACACTAAACGCACAAATTTTCTTGAAGGATATTCCACCTGTCCGACGATGGGTTTCTCGCAAGCGTTGCAGCATCCCTTTTGAGGGGTTTGTACTCCTTGGCGGCTCATGTCTGCTCGGAGGGATCCGAGCATATGTTCCAGAGAGGCGGACTCGGGCTGTCGCGGGTTGCTGCGGTAGTGCTCTTGCCAGGCTCGCTTCTCCCGGTGGACGTGGACCCCGCTTTCGCCTCCTGGTGCTGCTCCTACACCGCTCACctaagaaattaaaatcaattaatttcCCCACTGCTTCTCCAATGTTACTCAAGAAGAAATCTAGTAACTCAAAGACAGCAGTGAATAAATCAATCGACTTCAATGAAACTTCGATTTGGTCAAAATTAAAATTCGTCCAAGTGGAAGTTTACATTTCGCGTGGCAACGTACAGAAGGTAACCGGTCGAACGAAGCGGACTGGAGTGAATGCGATCCGAGTGAAATCTTTGTCTATGTactctaatattataagctCGCGGCCCCACTACGCCTGTGATGTAACGCCGGGGCTATCTTTAGCTGTGAGCTTTTGGACGAGCGCGAGGGAGACGACGGCAGTTCTGGAGTGCGGCCGTTCGCACGGCTGGAAATAGCGGTGGACCAAGAAAGGCGactagtaaatattataataaacggAAAAGTGTAGTGCAGTGTGCCGAGGTGGCCGTGACAGCTGCCGCCCTATATTAAACCTTTCTCGGATGAATCACGTCATTGTTTATATTGTCGAACGTATCGAGGGTAGGGTAACAACAATCATTATTAAGCCGTGTTTACTTGTTCGCTGAAACCATGAATGAAATTTGGATTAGCATAGAGCGGAGCGCAAATTTATAGCGTGCATAGATACATGTGAGCTCTTGAGTCTTGATACCAGGTCAAGTGTCTACCTGGCAGCTGGCACTGTCCTCAAATCTCAAGATTTTCTTGTAATTgctgataatataattagtttcTACGGATTTAAACATACAATTAAGTTTACACGTATACGAGGACCTTTTAACGTTAAACGTTAAAATTGAAAACCAACGAAAAGTCTCACTAAAGGTAGCACTAGCATTAGAGATTTTACTTGTAAGGCATGTACTAGCCTTAACTTGGGATTGGGTCCTATTATAGCCTTCACTGAATTTACTTGTTTGCATTTCATAAAAACGTTGAAGCCTAGTAACTACGATAGTAATGCCGTAAGATCATACAGCTCTTTAATGACAATGGACGCCTAGTATTGACGTACTGTCCAGTAACTAACAGCGGAGGTAGACATGCTACGATCATTTCTTATAGTCTGAGCATGCCTTGCTTCGTTTCGGGCGAAGACGATAACACTAACCTTGAAGTCAGATAGCGACGCCATAAGATCGTCCAACTCCTTAGTAGCGCTTGACGCGTGGTGTTGACGCACTGTGGTGACCACGGAGGCCGGCGGCGGTGGTAGGGGCTGTTGCGCAGGTTCTACCACCGTCTCTTGTACGGTGACGGTGACTTGCTTCGTCCCGGGCCGTGGTAGGGTGCCGGCTGTGGATGCCGGCGGCACTGGCGATATTGATGCTGCCCGACTGTTgacaaatgaaataaataaaacctataCATGAAATATTAAGAAATACTTCGACATCAAGTTCAAACGGCAAAATCTAGTTTCTCGTATGGAGCACTCTTCAAGACGTAAAAGGTTGtttaaaataagatattttTGGACGGATTATTTATCTAATAACTAAGTTATATTTCTGTATAATTTTACAAAAGAAAAAGTCGTATAGCGTGCATTGGAAATACATTTTGTTGACAGTATTTTTTGATGATGATCCAGTGCTGAATAGAACCAGCGTGATACATGTTTTAAGGATATGGCGcgtttattattacttattataccataaatacttacctaccataCCATGCATAATAAAAGAAGATGCAAagatcatttttattaaaaactaactttTGCCAGCGACTTCATAGACATACCCGCATaatgtatacctaatttatAGGCTATGGACACTCGGAGATAATGTAACTATCTGtcaatgaaagaatttttaaaatcggatgagtagtttcggagattacctcctacatcAAGTCTATagttctatataatattatatatggtatctttaatagttttacATCAATCAAATCGACAGAAAGGCAGACGATTTTGATTTGTAGACAGAGATCGTTGTTTGCAGCGAGCAGTCATAAAGCAGTTCAAAACAAGCCAAATTGGAACGTGTACCTATTTGGCAACCACCTTCTACACATTATTCAGACAGCCAGACACTCCCTAGTCTAGATTTATTTCCTTTCAAATGTCCCGTATCATATATAGGCGTACCTACTTCTTAAGTCTTATTCTAGTGAATTTTGGAGATGCTTTGTAGGAATTGCAACAAACTGAATTGGTAAGTACTAATTTCTTCTTGTTTTTGTGCATCGTCTATGGAAGGTTGGTGATCATATTAGCAACTTGGAATTTGGTACTGCAGCtttgagtttttattaaaccaacCCTTAGTCCTTCAGCCAACTTTTTCTGTAGGCGCATAACTctctaaatcaaaataaattgaCAATTCTAAAAGGGCAGAACTGTCCTTTTCTGATGAGAACGTAGTGGAAAGGCTAGCCATTATTAGACCTGTCCGCTAAAAACGATTTAcagattaattttaagtttatcttttccattttttcacttttttgaTGGGTTTACGGAAAAAGTTACCAGTACTGTAAAGAATCATTCATCATCAAAAATGTTAAGTGCGAAAGAGATAAAGATACGTGTTAATGAACTTTCCACTATTCTACTATTTATTCCGCGCGTCGGGCTTTACCTTAGGCTTAGTTTATAGTCAGTAGTTAGACAGTTTTAGTTTAAGATATAAACAATAAATCATTCAGAGACGTAGGGCCAGGTGTAACCGGTGTGTAAGCACTAATTATACAGAGAGGTGCGCAGGAGTTGGAGGTGCCAAAACCAATTactgttatattattacaatgcTAATGTAGCGTGCAGTGGATGATTGTTACTGACGTCTGTACTTACTCAAATAACGTAGTAATTGTAATGGAAATCATTGGATAAATAACCATGCAATCAGAACAAAAAACTGAAGTCTCTTATGAAAGAAGTACTGTAAGGTGAGCTAAAAGTGTTTTTAAGTAAGCGAAGTAGACCTGCTGGGGAAGCTCTTCATTATACAAATAATATTGAATATCGAAACTTTGCTTTAACGCTATTGTGAAGTTTCAAGCCTTGTTGAAGAAGCCAGAAGCCTGGGGATCCTGGCTTACGTATGTACAAACAAGAGGCAACAAGAAATAACTTAATCTACATAAAAAACTCGgaataaaattacaaatgttATGAATGCTGCTCTTAGactttttcaaattaaaaaaaactaagttgaGGTAAATGTGAATGCTACTATAGATATTTATATACGGCAGTGAAACTATCAAGACTAACATAGATCTCAAGGCTTGCAAGTAGAAGTGACAGTGGGCAGGTTACGTCAGCTGTCGAAGGTTCTATGGACGTTGGAGTTGAATGGATCCGAAGTGGAGATCGCTTCTCGGCCAGCGGAGTGCGCTGTAGGACACTCGCTGACCGTGGAGTGATGACAACCGAGAGGAGATCCGATTCGAAAGGCCAAGAAGAGTTGGCGCTTTCTTAATTCATGTCAACGCTATATTATCGAACAGTGGAGGTATTAATAGACgataaaagaaaatgaaaacgCAGTGAGCAGTTAACAGAGTCCCTCTACCACGAAGCTGATACAGAAATTCTAGTTAAACCAACTGCCTGGATACACGGACCCAGTAGCGATTATTACAACTATGAACAAACTGATGTCGTGACGTATCGATCTATTTGTGGCCGACGCGAAAATACGTTTCCACACGGCTCCCTGCATGCGCCAAAATATATTTAACCATAATTACATAGGACTTGGGCGAAAATGATAACGGGTTGAAATCAGAGACAATATTACTTATAACATAATCTACGGTGTACCTAATGTAATGATGGTACaatggacccccggtaatccggccccagTCTAATCCGAAACCCTCTGTAATCCGAcatatctattattataaaaaaagtcAATCTTCGCTAATGCAGATAACACATGATTGAACAAGGTATTTGTATGACAAATATCTGGATTAAAGAgtagtacttatacctactcctCGAGCTGGGTAATTCTTCCTCCAGCTATTTATCTCTGATTAAAGTAATTGACCGGAAGGTATAGGGTCTCTGGACTTTTAGATCTTTTGGTTGTAGTTGTCTTTATTTTGACTCGCCGGGGCACCAGAGATGCGAGTCAGACAGTATGATACTTGAGACTGTCCTTTAAAGAAttgttgtatattttttaacttgAATATTTTGTGCATGagaattatttaaacaaaacgaATAAGTAAATCGTTATCGTAAAGATGGTTCTCACTTTGaagtaataaatatactttaataACTATACTtatactactacttactatacCCACTTATATACTTTGAAGTAATATgggtaaataatttataatacaacAGCTGCAGTTCTTTTCAGGCACACAACCAATGGTGGTTTAATGTTTGAAATGAAGTAAAAATATGTTTCTGCTACAGTTTCAAATATTAAATGTAATCTGAGCGGAGAGCAAATGAAAGGAgacaccagcccggctagcatgggcaagTAGATAAGAATtgtatcccccgattatatccactgatgtcatagaaatcagtggatataatttttatctactgcccatgctagtcGGGCTGGAGAGACTCGGGAAAGATAAGATATAATGGAAAAAGAAAACAGGAAAGTTAAAACTTGGAAGAAGGATGAAAACTTTTAGAAACTCAAGTTGTACGAAAGGTAGTAGCGCCAAAGAATGATTATCTTGTTGGTAATGCCAACGCCGTGTGTAGCTATAGATGCGTTGGAAATATTGATTTATGCAGAAATATGTATTATGCACGACAGACCGACCGAGCTATTTCCAAAATATAGTTAACAAATAGTTTTTAAGAGGTTGGCAAGTTCTACGGAACCTTGCACTACTACTACTACGATTTTAATAAATCATAAGTAGAAACTATCATTCATCATATGGAATGTACGTTTCAGCTTCCGTTGACAGACTGAACTTGAAACTAAATTCAGTGTTCCTGTTTTTATTCATAACTTCCCTGTCCCCGATACATGTAACGGAAAATGAGAACATCGcatgaaaattaatttacatacaaaacgcTTGGCATCCGTTCGGTGTTTGCAGTCAAAACAGTTATTGAACtattaaaattagtttagtTCATTACTGCGCAACACTGTCAAACGCTTCATGGAAatcataaatttttgttttgatttatattaacagggctctctccgtcacttactccatacaatcgtagtcccaatttcatttgaatattaagcaaccaaagtccatgaaatatttgcagacatattctagaaactaatatctgtgtctgtggtgttttagattctctaaaaatatgtagttttaaaattacaggggctcaaagaattGTATGTGAAtattcaagaccgcgtaactttgaaatcgaatattttgacggaaatctggaaaaccgcaggcatagatattagttcccggaacgtttctacaaaattccattgagtatgattggttagtaatccaatgagagacgaactacgtttgtatggagcgagtgacggagagacccctcttaatccaGTTTTGTAGCTTTCAATAAATTCATAGTCTAAAGAAGAGTCTAAATTCTTCTATCACTTACCCATTAGGAATATCGGTGCTAAGCTGGTCAAGCAAGGAGTCCACAGTGGGCCTCGTGGAAGCTGGGCTCGTGGCGCCGTTTGTTCTTGAGTATCCATCTGAGGCAAAGGATAAACTAGTAAATGAacatagtattttttatttacacagaGATTATGATTATTTGATGATCATATTGAAATGGTCCCATTACATTTTGAGCATTGAAAGCCTATACCGgccttaaaaaaaccggtcaagtgcgagtcagacttgcacatgaaaagttccgtaccaccgtacaaaaaatataagtatacttttttgtgatgtaggaAATCACAAAAATTTCGGTTTTttcccttcacttgtgctataagacattgctacctgccaaatttcatgattctagatcaatgggaagtaccctataggttttctattcccttgacgggtcttgacagacacgaaataCACAGAAAacgaagttatcctataagcGTCCCTTTTTTTCTGGAAAcacggaaccctacaaatagaatttcttaaatcaaaataataattttattattattaattaaacaacTGTT includes the following:
- the LOC123880236 gene encoding paxillin isoform X5, yielding MARNDALLADLQNSINPGRVSSPVGRTSSPGGRTSSPGRTGSPLGRGSSPGRLSSPGGSLSSPTSTGYGSINGSRNISSDYAKPSSPTYQNTTTVHEKIAPAKYTTSYGHSPGYTSQSPGYNNQSPGFNNQSTGYTTRSEYTSHSPGNTNQGTTRTEYTSQSPGYTSQSPGYGRTTGRGNLSELDTLLDDLSNARYGNYVEKNTYTDRSDGYSRTNGATSPASTRPTVDSLLDQLSTDIPNGRAASISPVPPASTAGTLPRPGTKQVTVTVQETVVEPAQQPLPPPPASVVTTVRQHHASSATKELDDLMASLSDFKVSGVGAAPGGESGVHVHREKRAWQEHYRSNPRQPESASLEHMLGSLRADMSRQGVQTPQKGCCNACEKPIVGQVITALGRTWHPEHFTCAHCNQELGTRNFFERDGRPYCEPDYHNLFSPRCAYCNGPILDKCVTALEKTWHTEHFFCAQCGQQFGEEGFHERDGKPYCRADYFDMFAPKCGGCNKPIMENYISALNTQWHPDCFVCKECREPFHGGSFFEHEGQPYCETHYHGKRGSLCAGCHKPIAGRCITAMFRKFHPEHFVCAFCLRQLNKGTFKEQNDKPYCHACFDKLFG
- the LOC123880236 gene encoding paxillin isoform X3, with product MDRTMYGKVLPGTYYPFRCAMKENGISPGYALLADLQNSINPGRVSSPVGRTSSPGGRTSSPGRTGSPLGRGSSPGRLSSPGGSLSSPTSTGYGSINGSRNISSDYAKPSSPTYQNTTTVHEKIAPAKYTTSYGHSPGYTSQSPGYNNQSPGFNNQSTGYTTRSEYTSHSPGNTNQGTTRTEYTSQSPGYTSQSPGYGRTTGRGNLSELDTLLDDLSNARYGNYVEKNTYTDRSDGYSRTNGATSPASTRPTVDSLLDQLSTDIPNGRAASISPVPPASTAGTLPRPGTKQVTVTVQETVVEPAQQPLPPPPASVVTTVRQHHASSATKELDDLMASLSDFKVSGVGAAPGGESGVHVHREKRAWQEHYRSNPRQPESASLEHMLGSLRADMSRQGVQTPQKGCCNACEKPIVGQVITALGRTWHPEHFTCAHCNQELGTRNFFERDGRPYCEPDYHNLFSPRCAYCNGPILDKCVTALEKTWHTEHFFCAQCGQQFGEEGFHERDGKPYCRADYFDMFAPKCGGCNKPIMENYISALNTQWHPDCFVCKECREPFHGGSFFEHEGQPYCETHYHGKRGSLCAGCHKPIAGRCITAMFRKFHPEHFVCAFCLRQLNKGTFKEQNDKPYCHACFDKLFG
- the LOC123880236 gene encoding leupaxin isoform X4, whose product is MDDLDALLADLQNSINPGRVSSPVGRTSSPGGRTSSPGRTGSPLGRGSSPGRLSSPGGSLSSPTSTGYGSINGSRNISSDYAKPSSPTYQNTTTVHEKIAPAKYTTSYGHSPGYTSQSPGYNNQSPGFNNQSTGYTTRSEYTSHSPGNTNQGTTRTEYTSQSPGYTSQSPGYGRTTGRGNLSELDTLLDDLSNARYGNYVEKNTYTDRSDGYSRTNGATSPASTRPTVDSLLDQLSTDIPNGRAASISPVPPASTAGTLPRPGTKQVTVTVQETVVEPAQQPLPPPPASVVTTVRQHHASSATKELDDLMASLSDFKVSGVGAAPGGESGVHVHREKRAWQEHYRSNPRQPESASLEHMLGSLRADMSRQGVQTPQKGCCNACEKPIVGQVITALGRTWHPEHFTCAHCNQELGTRNFFERDGRPYCEPDYHNLFSPRCAYCNGPILDKCVTALEKTWHTEHFFCAQCGQQFGEEGFHERDGKPYCRADYFDMFAPKCGGCNKPIMENYISALNTQWHPDCFVCKECREPFHGGSFFEHEGQPYCETHYHGKRGSLCAGCHKPIAGRCITAMFRKFHPEHFVCAFCLRQLNKGTFKEQNDKPYCHACFDKLFG
- the LOC123880236 gene encoding paxillin isoform X2; this translates as MSKAHYNVNDDVYGKILKTHTNLQPQTDYADVFEAVEGLDALLADLQNSINPGRVSSPVGRTSSPGGRTSSPGRTGSPLGRGSSPGRLSSPGGSLSSPTSTGYGSINGSRNISSDYAKPSSPTYQNTTTVHEKIAPAKYTTSYGHSPGYTSQSPGYNNQSPGFNNQSTGYTTRSEYTSHSPGNTNQGTTRTEYTSQSPGYTSQSPGYGRTTGRGNLSELDTLLDDLSNARYGNYVEKNTYTDRSDGYSRTNGATSPASTRPTVDSLLDQLSTDIPNGRAASISPVPPASTAGTLPRPGTKQVTVTVQETVVEPAQQPLPPPPASVVTTVRQHHASSATKELDDLMASLSDFKVSGVGAAPGGESGVHVHREKRAWQEHYRSNPRQPESASLEHMLGSLRADMSRQGVQTPQKGCCNACEKPIVGQVITALGRTWHPEHFTCAHCNQELGTRNFFERDGRPYCEPDYHNLFSPRCAYCNGPILDKCVTALEKTWHTEHFFCAQCGQQFGEEGFHERDGKPYCRADYFDMFAPKCGGCNKPIMENYISALNTQWHPDCFVCKECREPFHGGSFFEHEGQPYCETHYHGKRGSLCAGCHKPIAGRCITAMFRKFHPEHFVCAFCLRQLNKGTFKEQNDKPYCHACFDKLFG
- the LOC123880236 gene encoding paxillin isoform X6 produces the protein MASVRTRSASPKSVSFSPVLERKYSAERAPNAPKENQDLSATDWRRYFSDFSSYLDALLADLQNSINPGRVSSPVGRTSSPGGRTSSPGRTGSPLGRGSSPGRLSSPGGSLSSPTSTGYGSINGSRNISSDYAKPSSPTYQNTTTVHEKIAPAKYTTSYGHSPGYTSQSPGYNNQSPGFNNQSTGYTTRSEYTSHSPGNTNQGTTRTEYTSQSPGYTSQSPGYGRTTGRGNLSELDTLLDDLSNARYGNYVEKNTYTDRSDGYSRTNGATSPASTRPTVDSLLDQLSTDIPNGRAASISPVPPASTAGTLPRPGTKQVTVTVQETVVEPAQQPLPPPPASVVTTVRQHHASSATKELDDLMASLSDFKVSGVGAAPGGESGVHVHREKRAWQEHYRSNPRQPESASLEHMLGSLRADMSRQGVQTPQKGCCNACEKPIVGQVITALGRTWHPEHFTCAHCNQELGTRNFFERDGRPYCEPDYHNLFSPRCAYCNGPILDKCVTALEKTWHTEHFFCAQCGQQFGEEGFHERDGKPYCRADYFDMFAPKCGGCNKPIMENYISALNTQWHPDCFVCKDCQNPVKGKTFYAMEGKPVCPDCVGVDEDE